From Passer domesticus isolate bPasDom1 chromosome 5, bPasDom1.hap1, whole genome shotgun sequence, the proteins below share one genomic window:
- the CSRP2 gene encoding cysteine and glycine-rich protein 2, with the protein MPNWGGGNKCGACGRTVYHAEEVQCDGRSFHRCCFLCMVCRKNLDSTTVAIHDAEVYCKSCYGKKYGPKGYGYGQGAGTLNMDRGERLGIKPESTPSPHRPTTNPNPSKFAQKFGGTEKCSRCGDSVYAAEKVIGAGKPWHKNCFRCAKCGKSLESTTLTEKEGEIYCKGCYAKNFGPKGFGYGQGAGALVHAQ; encoded by the exons ATGCCGAACTGGGGAGGTGGCAACAAATGCGGTGCCTGTGGCCGCACCGTCTACCACGCTGAGGAGGTGCAGTGCGACGGGAGGAGCTTCCACCGGTGCTGCTTCCTCTGCA TGGTCTGCCGGAAAAACTTGGACAGCACAACTGTAGCAATTCATGATGCTGAAGTTTACTGCAAATCTTGCTATGGGAAAAAGTATGGGCCAAAAGGTTATGGATATGGCCAAGGGGCAGGCACGCTGAACATGGACAGGGGAGAGAGACTAGGAATCAAGCCTGAGAG CACGCCTTCTCCTCACCGGCCCACCACAAATCCAAACCCTTCCAAGTTTGCTCAGAAGTTTGGAGGGACAGAGAAATGCTCTAGGTGTGGTGATTCCGTTTATGCAGCAGAGAAAGTAATAGGAGCTGGAAAG ccATGGCACAAGAACTGCTTCCGATGTGCCAAGTGTGGCAAAAGCCTAGAATCTACAACCCTAACtgaaaaagagggagaaatcTATTGTAAAG GTTGTTACGCGAAGAACTTTGGCCCCAAGGGATTTGGGTATGGCCAGGGAGCAGGTGCCCTTGTTCATGCCCAGTGA